In the Pseudothauera hydrothermalis genome, one interval contains:
- a CDS encoding EAL domain-containing protein yields the protein MLYNARLAMELRQLLEGQGLRFVFQPIVDIGQVSILGFEALMRGPTGSALESPDELLRVAKHCGLVMALEAAACTGAIEAFAARHLPGKLFLNLSAPAICAFGRERGGALLRCAVNAGLSPARLMLELTEHERVEDVDALQAACAVLAGQGVGLALDDFGDGRSSLRLWAQLKPQIVKVDKFFVRGIHRDSRKVEVFRAMLALATAFGTPLVAEGVEEAEELGVLRDLGCHHGQGYFLGRPAAQPEAVVAESACAVLRSSKIAVLPNSAPRPDLAETVGRLKLAAPTIAASASNSALMELFSRHPELHAVAVVENDYPIGLVDRRNFVDKFAQRYSRELYGRRPCTLFMNATPLRVEASAPIDSLTSVLTGDDQRYLHEGFIITENGRYAGLATGESLVRAVTERRIEAARHANPLTFLPGNIPITEHIRRLLDAEAEFAACYFDLNNFKPYNDLYGYWRGDEMIKLAAQVIGAHADPAHDFVGHVGGDDFVVLFQSEDWRARCERVVQDFNRRARDLFDAEELARNGFESEDRRGFKVFFPLTTVAAGVVHVTGGQFQTPEEVASAAAAAKKIAKKTGNGIHIAQGMPVRTLLEAAG from the coding sequence TTGCGCGTGGCCAAGCACTGCGGTCTGGTCATGGCACTGGAGGCTGCTGCGTGCACTGGGGCCATCGAGGCGTTTGCCGCGCGACATCTGCCGGGCAAGCTGTTTCTCAATCTGAGTGCACCGGCGATCTGCGCCTTTGGCCGCGAGCGGGGCGGCGCGCTATTGCGCTGCGCGGTGAACGCGGGCTTGTCGCCCGCGCGGCTGATGCTGGAGTTGACCGAACATGAACGCGTGGAGGATGTCGATGCGTTGCAAGCCGCCTGCGCGGTACTTGCCGGTCAAGGCGTGGGCCTGGCGCTGGACGATTTTGGCGATGGCCGCTCCAGCCTGCGCTTGTGGGCGCAGTTGAAACCGCAAATCGTCAAGGTCGACAAGTTTTTTGTGCGCGGCATCCACCGCGACAGCCGCAAAGTGGAGGTGTTTCGCGCCATGCTGGCCCTGGCCACGGCCTTCGGCACCCCGCTGGTGGCCGAAGGCGTCGAAGAAGCAGAGGAGCTCGGGGTGTTGCGCGACCTGGGCTGCCACCATGGGCAGGGCTATTTCTTGGGTCGCCCGGCTGCGCAGCCCGAAGCGGTGGTGGCCGAGTCGGCATGCGCGGTGTTACGGTCGTCCAAAATCGCGGTGCTGCCCAATTCCGCACCGCGTCCGGATTTGGCTGAAACCGTCGGGCGGCTCAAGCTGGCGGCGCCAACCATTGCCGCCTCGGCCAGCAATAGCGCCTTGATGGAGCTGTTTTCCCGTCATCCCGAGTTGCATGCGGTGGCAGTGGTGGAGAACGACTATCCCATCGGCTTGGTGGATCGCCGCAATTTTGTGGATAAATTCGCCCAACGGTACTCGCGCGAACTTTACGGACGAAGGCCGTGCACGCTGTTCATGAACGCCACGCCCTTGCGGGTGGAGGCCAGTGCCCCAATCGATTCGCTCACCTCGGTGCTGACCGGCGACGATCAGCGCTACCTGCATGAAGGGTTCATCATCACCGAAAACGGCCGTTACGCCGGTTTGGCCACCGGCGAGAGTCTGGTACGCGCAGTGACCGAGCGCCGCATCGAGGCGGCGCGCCATGCCAATCCGCTGACCTTTTTGCCGGGCAATATTCCAATCACCGAGCATATCCGCCGCTTGCTGGACGCGGAGGCGGAGTTTGCGGCGTGTTACTTCGATCTGAACAACTTTAAGCCCTACAACGATCTTTACGGCTACTGGCGCGGCGACGAGATGATCAAGCTGGCCGCCCAGGTGATTGGCGCGCATGCCGATCCGGCGCACGATTTCGTCGGCCATGTGGGCGGCGACGACTTTGTGGTGCTGTTCCAGAGCGAAGACTGGCGCGCGCGCTGCGAGCGCGTGGTGCAGGATTTCAACCGTCGGGCGCGCGATCTGTTCGATGCCGAAGAACTGGCCCGTAATGGCTTCGAAAGCGAGGACAGGCGCGGCTTCAAGGTGTTTTTTCCGCTGACCACGGTGGCGGCAGGCGTGGTGCATGTAACCGGCGGACAGTTCCAGACACCCGAGGAGGTGGCCTCAGCCGCGGCGGCCGCGAAAAAGATCGCTAAAAAGACCGGCAACGGCATTCATATCGCGCAGGGCATGCCGGTACGCACCTTGCTGGAGGCAGCGGGCTGA